CGGTAATTTCGTGTCCTTCCGGAAATGAGATCCAATCCTTGAGGTTATAGGAAAACTGAGGCATCACTTCCTGCCCCTCCACTGAATGCACATTTTGAGCAACTTGAAGATAGAGATAACGTTCTCCGTCTTCGCCTTCTGCCACCCAGCTGACAATGGGTAATACATCCTGATCATCCTCAGGGTTCGAACCTGTAAGGAATTCAAAACCATTGGATACCCCATCTCCATCGAGATCCCCTGCGCTTTCGGGCACATTATCTCCTTCTCCTAACCCGAGGAGTTGCGTCATCCAATCATTGTAAGACTTTTGAACCACCGTATCGGCATACGCCCATGGTTCCCCGTCTCCCAACTCTTCCAGTATATGACTTCCACTTGCTTGAGTGAACGAAAGCTGTTCCGCACCAATGATCATCCATTCATCTTCATGATGCATTTGAAGCTGTGGAGCTTCCAATGAGGACTCGACATTTGAGAAAGCGCCGCCGAAATCCAAGGTCTCTACACCGTACCAGCCTTGGGGAATATAGGCGAGTTCGCGTTCAAAAACATCAATAAGATCTATGCGTTGCCAGAAGTAGATATCGGGAAAGGAAATCGTCGTTTTTTGTGGGTCGGCAGGATCCGTGAAATCCATAAAGCTCAATTCGCCAGATCCTGGTGCAACGAGTATATCATCCACCACACCCAAACGGTAAATAGCACCCTCATGATTCACCGCCTGATGTTCAAAAAAGGCCCCGCTGTTGAGCCACTCGTAGGTCGTTAATTCTGTTAGCGATTTACCTTCGGTGTATTCAGTACGACCCAACACAACGAACTCATCTTCAAACAATTTGGGGCCATAGTTGGAATCCTCATCCACCAGCTCATCAATCAAGTAGGCCGAAACACCATCAAAGGCGGAAGCCTGTACCCGGAAAGCACTACGCCATACTTCTTTGTCGTAATAACCCCGGTAGACTGAGGAAAATAGAATGACACCGCCGGAACCGTTATCGATCACGTTCTCAAAAGTACCTGGAATCTCAACGAGAGGAAGCCGTTGTGGCTCTGTGGCGTTGCTCAGATTAATCTGTCCTAACCAGTGACGGGCCATCCACCGATTCTGACCCTCCACGGTTTCAATGAACTCAGAACTTTGCAGGCCATAGTAAACAACCGAATCGAGAACTCTGATTTGCCCTTCCGACCAACATTCTCTTGGCTCGTCACCATTCGTAAGATTGGTCAGTAAATTAACGGAACTAAGAATCTCCGGTGCGCTCTTGTCCTCAATATTTACTAAATACAACTTCCCTCCAGGAGAGTAGTAAGGACTGATAAAGTCAGAGGAAAGCCTGCCTGAATCAGCAAACCCAGGTTCCAGGAAGAAATAGGAGTTTTGCTCTCCCGGATACCAGAGCAAGGTGCCATCCTCCAACAACTTAGCCTGATAATCACTGGAACCATAGAAGACATATTGATTGGAAACCAATTCATCCATGACCGAGCCCAGAACGACGGGTTCGGCCGGATTCGAAAGATCAATAATCGTCGTGCGGAAGCTATCCCGATATTCCCACTCACCTTCTGCTATTTGATTATTCCCATAGTTGGACTGTGCAATCACCAAGTAATTTTCGAGCAAAATCGATCCAACGATCCTGCCTTCAGGCAATGCTATGGAGGCAAGTAATTCGTCTGCATCGTCGAGTGAAGTAACATGCAACTGAGGCTTTTGATCGTTGCCGCCCCAATACCAGAAGCCTGGACCCCGTTGAAGCTGTACCAAGTAATCCCCTACACGATGCACCAAGTCAACTGGCCAGGCCAAAGGCAAGGTAGCAAGGAGCTCCGGATTATCCGGATCAGAAATATCAAGTGACTTGAGCGACTGACCCGAAATAGATACTACCACCTCGTCCATGACTCGTGCCCGACGTGCCCGAAAATCGTGTTCGATGGCCCCACGCTTCGCCAGCTCTCCCTCACCAAGCTCAACCAGTTGGATACCACTGATGGATCCATTATCTGGATCATAACCAGAGAATGGGACGAGCGCCCAACCTTCTTCCGGGAAAAAGCCAAAGGCCTTTTCGTCCCAATTCGCTTCCGACCAGGACCAGCCGTCTTCCTCGCCAATGTATACACGCGATGCGAGCGTAGGATCGGTTGGATCCGAAACATCAAACCAAGACACTGCAATTTGATTTTCTTCTACACCCACTGAAACCAAAGCATCATCACCCATCGGTTCCAAATGAGTGGAAAAGCCCGGGACTTCCAATTCACCCAAGAGTTGAGGATTGGCCGGATCGGCCAGACTGATGACAAATAGAGGATCAATCCTCAGAAAGGTAACTACATATAGAAGGTCTCCAGAAAAACGGGAAGAGGTGATCGATTCATTGTTGGCAAATTCCAGGGCGGCCAAAGCTTCCACCGGCTCCTCACTGGGTTCTGAAATATCAAAGGTCTCCACACTGGCGTACCGTTGCCTGTTTTCATCACGCCAGACCTGACTGACCACGGTGAGGATATCGTCCTTTAAGTTCAGGTTAAATTTATTACGGACGTGGCCTTTGCTGGGAAATTCGTGAGTGAGTATCGGATCCACTTCAGGATCTGAGATATCAACCACATGCACCGTAGAGAGCGTCGTTCTGGTTATATGGTCATAGGCGGAAGTCGCAATCATGAGGGCTCTAGAAGTCGCCTGCACAATTCCGCCCCAGTAGTTGTACTTACCGTCACGTAACTCAAGAGGATCAGCAACCACTACATTCTCGGGATCGGCCATATCGATCTTGCTCACAGCTAGGCCAGATACAGATCGCAGGTGCTCGACTCCACTCTCTTCATCGACAGTACTCTCCTGCCACCAACGTCGCGATACCACATAGAGTATATTTCCGACCAAGCGAGATTCCAGGATGTAGCCAGGTACATCGATAGTCATTTTCTCTGTTAGCGTGTCCGAATCTTCATGCTCAACCAGAAGCACTTGCCCATTCCCCGTGTTACCGTTGTAGGTCAGAAGTACGACCATGTTCTCCGTCGGGTGAAGATACATTTGTTCTCCCCCAAATGGAACACGCATCGTGGCGACTCGTTTGGGATCTGCCGGATCAGATGAATCGATAACCTGTAATCCGCGATATTGATTAAAGAAATAGAGCGTTTGATCACGCCATTTCCAGATGTCTGACTCTTCGACGGTCGATTCGCTAGTTCCATAAGCTACTCCCTCAGCATCGGCAAGTCGGGCACCATTGCTGTTTCCATCCGGCTCAGAAGGATCAAAAACCGTTTCACCGGAATAAAACTCGTAAGGGAAGGGATCTGACCAACTGGCCGAGACTTCAATCTCATCCTTCTGCACCCCATCTGGTACACGTAGTTTCAGAAAACCTTCACTACCCTTCAGGTGGGCAATCGTATGTGTCTCCCAGTTTCCACTTTCATCAAGAATACGCAGACGTATGCGCCTTACCCCTTCTGGAAGTTGTAGGACCACTGCTCGGTCCATCAGCTCGGCATCAATCTCCTCAAACTCATTGTTTGCGGTTACCGGGATATAAATTAGAGAGCTGAGCGCCAGAACCAACGCCCCTATCGACAATGACTTCATAGCAAATCCAGGAATTTATACGTTAGAACCTAGAATTCGGATTCGCGAGATTTTATTTTTTGGGAAAACTTCGCAATCAAAGTGTCTCTAGCACCCTATCAATGTCCTTCAATGCCGGAGGCGGCGTATGAATCCGGAAGTTTTCAGGATCATACCAGCCCTGCCACTTTTCCCAACGAGAGCCCTGCTCCAGAGAGATCCGCAAATTGAGCAACTGCTCACGGGCAGTTAGACCAAGAGCTCGAATTTGCTCGCGGGATTTCGAATTTCTCCTACCTGGATTGGCGACGTAGGCATTGTTGAATTCGATCAAACTCTTCAAGAATTGGAGATTCTCAACAAAGATTTTGACGGGAAACAATACTTGGTCGTCATAAACATTTATCGAATGCTCCGGTACAAAGGGCAATCCCTCTTCAGCTAACTCAAGAGATTTTTGGGCCAGAGCAAGCGAAGTCCTCACGTTTGCAAGTTCCTCCATTTCAACTTTTCCATTCTCAAGATTCTTAAGAATCTTTTCCGACGCCTTCATAAGCTCCCGAAAACCCACTGCGTAGTGGTGAACATCATGGAGCAGCTTCAGACTCTGAGTCGCAGAGAATGAGGCAGACTTCCCAAAATAACGGGTAGTCCATTCATCGTAGAATTCATCCTCATCAAATCCATTCGGATCCCAAGCTACCCGTGCAGCTGCTTCGAGGTTGAGAATGAACGGCTTAAAATTTTGCCCGTTAACGAGGACGTTGTGAGTCATCTGTTTTGATACAGCTAGCAGAGCAACCGTTTTAAGCCGATTGGGATACGGGTCCTGCACTACTTGGTTTTTCCAAACTCCGGCATGAACATAGATGCCGAAATCATAAGCCTTGAGCCGCTGAGGCCATTCCGGAAATTGAGCAAATCCATCATCGGCCCATAACATCTGAGCCTCCCGTTGAATATTAAATTGATTGCTGTGCCACATGTCGAGGCCTTCCTGCCAGAGGTCGCACACAAGAACTCCACCCGGTCGATATTTCTGAATCAATTTTCCCAGCCCACTAAATACAGCCTCCATCAATGGCCCAGGATATAGACCTATCGCTTCCTCTTCAGGGCATGAGTATGCCCAATCGTAGATCGGGTGACGTGGACGTGCCAGGAACAGGTCTCCTTTCCCGAGCGGAGTTTCGCGCAGGTAGTAGCTATAGATCTCCATCCAGCGATCGAAGTGCGAGGTGATACACACTTCATCCATCTCCAGATGCATAAACTCCCACCCCAGATGCATCGGAATCTGAACGAGCATCCCCTTGCTGTGCGCGTAATCGATGACCTGATCCACCAACTCCAGATCGGTGTGGTAGTCAGTCATCTCGGTGTAATACTCGCGCAGGTAATACTCGGGGCGTCCCAAAAGATCATGAATGTCGATGTAGTTATACCGAAGCCGGGCGAGTGAATCGATCATCTCCTTCCAGATATCAAACTCAACAATCAGCTTCCGGCCTCTCCAATTGGCGAGCATGTCGTTGTCGTTATCAAAGTAACCACGCAGCTTGAAGGCCGGTGGCTGCTCGCGATGATCCAGTGTAGGAATCTTGAGGAGTTTCTGGGACGTTGGGATTTTCCCCGTCCAATACTCTAGCGGATCAATGCCAACTACCTGTTCTGAAAACTCATATACTCCGTAAAGTACTCCGCGGTCATCACCTCCCAGAATGTACAGATTACTATCCTCCCCAGATCGAAGTACAAAGGTCTCTGGCTTCAATGGAGATTCAGAGTAGCTTTCCGAAAAAGAATGATCCGCACCTAAAACAAGAGTGTTTCCCTCAAAACGCTCGTCCTTTAATTCAGAATAAAATCCGATTGAAACCGATTCATCTGAATAAACCCGTTCAATATCCACCTTCAATTCTTCCGCGGCAACCCTCACTACGTCCGACGCTTCCGAACTTAATAGTATCCGAGTGTCGGCCTCCAACCGTGTCTCCAATAATAGAGCACAGAGGCAAAGGGTCCATACCCCCTCCTGGAATAATCGAAAGGATTTCACAGGACTCAAAGCAGATTCCTAAACTCTATCTGGATGCGGGTGTTTCCAAGGCTTGCGATACGGACGCGCCAGCAAGCCGTTTGCTTCGTCATCACCCACTACCTTTCCAGCCTTGTTGTCCCATTCAAGCGAACGCCCCAGATCCATGGAATGGTTGGCCAGAATACAAGCAATCGAAGAGATATGTCCCTCCTCAATGTCTGCTACTGGTCGCCCACGGCTTTCAACGGCCTTTAAGAAATCCAACATGTGCCAACGAACTGCCGAAGCGACGTGCTTCTCCAAACGCTTTTCTGTCCGGTCGACTGGATACTGCTCAAACTCAAAAAGCGGAGTCCCACTCAAAGTTGGTTTCTTAGAACGGTGAGGAATGAATTCATACTTATGCACACTGAGCTTCAGCGTGCCCTTTTCGCCGTAGATAATTCCAGCCCATGGATATTCAGGGTCGGGAGCATCACCCCAACTGCGGTGATTCCAAACTACATTTAACTCAGGAAATTTGAAGGTAGCGGTTTGCGTGTCAGGCGTTGTAGCCCGGGCAGCTTTGTCATAGTAAATGCCTCCAATCGAGTTTACGGAAGTTGGCATTCCCAGATCGAGCATCCAACGCACCATATCCAGCATGTGCACACACATGTCTCCCACTATACCGTTGCTGTATTCCATATAGGCTCTCCAACCACCAGGATGGATGATGATATTAAATGGCTGCATGGGAGCGGGTCCGGTCCACATATCCCAATCCAGATGTTTGGGCGCTTGAATGTCAGGAGCCTGCTCCTTGGTCGTACGCCGACGCATGTGATAATAGCAGCAAATATCTGCGTGCGATATTTCACCCAGTAACCCTTCTTTAATCACGCGGTTTTTCGCTTCGATTAAATGAGGAGTACTTCGACGCTGAGTTCCTACTTGAACCACCTGGTTGTATTTTCGCGCAGCCGCCAGCATGGCCTGACTTTCTACCACATCCACACCGGTCGGTTTTTGAACATAGACATCAGCTCCAGACTTTACCGCCTCAATCATGGGCAGAGCATGCCAGTGGTCGGGCGTATCAATAAGAACCAGATCAAAATCTTTTTCCTTCAGCAGTTTCCGGTAATCGGAATAAATGCGTGGACGTTTCCCTGACAACTGGCGACCGGCAATTTGATCTGCAGCATCGTTTGCCATGTTTGCATCCACATCGCAGATCGATACCACTTCAACAGGAGCAACTTGAATCAATCGGAATAAGTCCAACTTCCCATACCAACCGGGGCCAATCACCGCCACCCGCTTTTTGACATCCATGAAATCGGATCCCAGACTGCTGAGAGTCGGTAAGGTGGAAAATGCGAAGGCCGCGGAAGTAGCTTTGAGAAACTGGCGTCTGTTCATGATATGAAGTTATTCAGGGGAGGGAATGAGTGACAAGTCTGGAGATTTGAAAGAAGCAGGATACGAAAACAATTTTTGAACAGAAGGCAACGAAGGTAACGAAGGTAACGAAGAATGCTAACAGCGACGTAATTTTCTAACAGCAGAAAACGCAGTGAGTTGGAGGCAAAGAATCGCATAATAAAATATGTTTCCTCTTTGTTTCCTTCGTTTCCTTGAGAGAAGTGGCTGTTTAAAAACTAAATTTAATTACATTTCATAAAAGATCTTGTACTTCGCACTGATCTCGACGATTTTTTCCATATCGGGCGGACCACCCTTAGCAAACTCCTCGGCGCACTCAGCGAAGAACTTATCGAATCCTCCCGGCATGGTCTGATTCAACATCTCCAATGGTTGGTCATTGGGATTACGAAATGAGTGAACCGATCCGCGTGGCATAAAGACCGCCGTCTTGGCTGGAACCTGAACCCACTCGCCATCTTTCAAAAATTCTGCCGGACCGGATAAGGGCCAGAACCATTCGTCTTCCTCTTCATGCCGATACGGAGGAGGCCCGCCACCTGGAGGAGTTACATTGGTCCACATGGAAAATTTGCCACCTGTGTCTTCAGAGCTGAGGTGCAATATCATTTCATCTCCGAATGCATGTATGCGGCGGGATTCATTTTCGGGTCGAAAGACAGGATTTAGATCAGACATAGGTTTAAAAGTAATAATTTATCACACTTTTTCGATTAAAAATCTTATTAATCAACTCCCTTAACCCATCTCCATACGGATCCATCCTCAGGATCTATCACATCGCCTTTGAATTCAAAATTGAGCTTTTTCAGAATCGAAGTTGATGCATTTTCCCCTTTGAGCGTATGAGCGAGGACATGTTTTACTCCATCAGAAGCCTCAGCCAAAGTAACTAAACCGCGAGCCATAGCACTAGCATAGCCACGGCCTTCGTTTTCGGGAAATGTGAAGTAGCCGATTTCGACGGTGCCTTCTTTTGTAGGTTCGTCTTTAAAGCTGCACATGCCGATCAGCTCATCGTCTTCGAATCCCAGGTAACCTGTCCAGGGAAGACGTTTTTCGGCCATGAGTAGCAGTTCTTTGGGTACGCGCTCTAAAACAGCCTTGTTGTTGAGAAACTCTGCAATGGGCTTTATTTCAATAGCCACAGCTCAATAGATGTCCGCATTCTTCAGACGCTCATCCAATTGAGCAATCAATTCTTGAATTAACAGGCTATTAGCGCCGGCCAGGTTGACCGTTTCCGCATCGGGCAATCGGTGATCGTACAATTCATGATAACCATCTTTGCCTTCAATGAATCGATGCGTATCGGTTCGAATGGTACGACCGCCACGATGGAAGTAAGCAACTGCAGGACGACCTTCGGCATCCGGGTTATCGAGTAATGACTTCAGAGAGGCACCATGTAGACCACTAGGCGGCTCCAGCCCGGTCAACTCGCACAGCGTAGGAAATACATCGAGCGTTTCTACCATGGAGGATGTCGGTTCACCGGCTCGCTTCATACCAGGAGCAGAAATGATAAGTGGAGAATGAAGCGATTCTTCAAAGAGTGCGTGTTTACCCCAGATCGCATGCTCGCCCAGGTGCCATCCATGGTCACCCCAGAGCGCGATTATGGTGTTATCGCGAATACCGAGTGATTCAATTCGATCAATGAGTTTGCCCACAAGCGCATCGGCGTAGCTCACACAGGCAGCGTAATGCTTTCGTGTTTCGATGGCAAAGTCAGGGTCTTCGTTCGGATTCTTACCCCACTTATTGTATTTCATGTACTCACCTGACTTGTGCCAGGTCGTACGGCGCCCTTCTGGTTTCTGCGGATGTGCAATCTCCGGCAAAGTCGCGTCCTTGTAATACTCCATGTATTTAGCTGGAGCACCAAATGGAAGGTGCGGACGGATAATGCCTACGGCCAGGAAGAATGGTTTGTCGGCAGAGGCCAATGATTCCATCTGCTTGAGCCCTTCCTCAACAATCAATCCATCCGGGTAAATGGTGTCAGGCCCGGGTGTCGATTGATGCACATCCATCTGAGAGGCATCTCCTCGAATTTCTCCATTCGATAGACCGTGCATCGATCCACGTGGGTGTTGCCAGGGGCCATCGGGACTGATGTGTCGATCCCAGGAATTGGGCATCTCAGGTAGGGCTGGATCATTCCAGTCAGGGCCACCTCGGCCACCTGGGTGATGACTGACCTTGCCAACCGAAACCGTGGTATATCCATTTTGGCGAAACCAGGCCGGCATGCTGGGAACGACTTTATCGTCCGCTTTAGCGATATGCTCGGCACGACTAAATAGATCGCTATTCGATCCCGAACCGTAACGCCCGGTCAGCAGCGTGTAACGCGAAGCTCCACAGGTCGGAGCCTGAACATAGTGTTTGAAAAACGGACGACCGGTTGCGGCTAGCTTGTCGATATGGGGCGAGTGAATATATTCGGCACCAAAGCTTTTGAGCTCCGGCCTTAGGTCATCGATGCAAATCAGGAGAACGTTAGGCTGGGCTACTGCTGAAAGCGATAAGCCAACAAATGACAGGACAATCAAAAGGATACGCATAATTATCTATTCGGGTTAGACAGAAATGGAGATAGAGATTTCGGGGTGCTCGTCGGGAGCAGTTACAACATTGAGTGCTCGGAAAGTGAGTTCGACTTCTTCCATTCGTTCAAGCGTCTTTACTTGGATGGTTGTATCCTTCATGGCAGGAATAGTCACCACATCCGTATGGGTGTAGAAGTCGTAGAGTGAAGTATTTTCAAGCGTGTAACTCACACTGGTTGCATTGCGCAACGTAACAGCAAGCACCGAAGACTTGTTCCGGTAAGCCGCTTTATGAGGAATCAAAGAAGCTTCGACCAGAGGGACCACACGCTCAGCACGTCCGATGAGGCTATCATCAATCAATGCTACCGTTCGGCGAGCATTGAGTGCCTCCTTAATGGATTCAGCAGACCGTTCTTTGGCTAGTACGAGCGTCAATGGGCGATGTCCACCGGCAGGGACATTGTACTGCCAGTCAATCAGACCATGAATATCAGAGGTGCCAATAATGGTCAGGTTGTTATCGAGTGCAATTTGCAATGCTTCATCGGAATAGGTATCTTCGTTTACCACTTCGATGCCATCGAGTAAACCGTCCGCGATGAGTTGCTCATGCATGGGTGTCAACTCTACCACCGCATCGTAGTTCTGACCAATCCAGGTCGGGTGATTCCAGAATATAAATCCGCCCTGCTCTTTCGCTGCTTTGTATGCGTCGATAGGCTCATCCAAGAGAACCTTGTTCGTATCAGTGATAAAGATAGCATTGGCGTGTCCAGGAGGCATAGAGCGGGTGATCTCCGTGCCCTGAACCACAATCAGGTCTGTTCCCTTTGCCGCTAACACCGCTTCCTCGTGGGAACGGTTGCGATTCGGCATCGGGATATCGGCGCCGTGCTTTAATTTCTCCAAATGATCCGTGATGGAAATGGCATCGAGGTTGTCCTTCAACGCCTCCTCCACCCGAATGCTCGGCCACACATTGCCATCGGAAAAGACCGTGTGCATATGGAAATCGCATTTGAGCGTTTTGTAACCCGGCACATCCGGGAAGTAGAGCTTTCGAGTATCGTCGAGGCTCGTATGCGCACTGGCCACAGACAATCCAAGAAGGGTAAGCAGAGATAGAACTTTAGTCATAGGCGTAGAATAAAGGCACTCAGTGTGGAGTGTCTGGCATGCAGAAACAAGTGTGAAGGAGCGGGAATAAAAATTCACTCTTTTCACCTCCTGAAATTCCAGCACACTATTAATCATGCATCTACCCCGAGCACTCATTATCCTATTTCTTTTAACCGTCGGTCTTAACGCAGCTGATCCACTCTACTTCCGGGAGGACTGGAAGGAGATCCCTTTCGCTCTGCCGATTACTCCCGCTCACGTGGACAATCCCGACCTTCGAATGGAGACACATGGACCGGGGAGGTTGGGAATCAAGAAGTCGAACCACGACAACATCGAGAATGACCCTTTCTACGTTTGGTCAGGGAAGTGCACAATGCCCTGGGGATTGTCTTTGAAAAAACAGGGCAAGCTAGTCGACCTGTCCTCCAACACTGCAAAGGTAACCTGGCGCACACGACAAAGCGGAGGGCACAAACTTCATCTGCTTCTCAAGCTACCGGGTGAACGGTGGTTTATTAGTGAGCAATCAGATCAGGGAGAAGAGAATACCTGGCACGAACACTCATTCAAAATCAGCGACCTTTCTTGGCGTCACTTTAGTGTGATCAAGTGTGTAGCCGAGGAGAAGGTGAAGATACCCGACCTGTCGGAAGTCGAGCAAATCGGTTTCACCGATCAGCAAGCCGGCAACGGAAGCAAATTCTCTTCCCGTCTCGATTGGATTGAAGTTTACGGCAAAGAGAAGGCTGCACCGAAGGGGACTCCTCCTGTGGTCAAGATGACACGTATCGTCCCCAAGCTCCCAA
This genomic stretch from Opitutia bacterium ISCC 52 harbors:
- a CDS encoding beta-propeller domain-containing protein, which gives rise to MKSLSIGALVLALSSLIYIPVTANNEFEEIDAELMDRAVVLQLPEGVRRIRLRILDESGNWETHTIAHLKGSEGFLKLRVPDGVQKDEIEVSASWSDPFPYEFYSGETVFDPSEPDGNSNGARLADAEGVAYGTSESTVEESDIWKWRDQTLYFFNQYRGLQVIDSSDPADPKRVATMRVPFGGEQMYLHPTENMVVLLTYNGNTGNGQVLLVEHEDSDTLTEKMTIDVPGYILESRLVGNILYVVSRRWWQESTVDEESGVEHLRSVSGLAVSKIDMADPENVVVADPLELRDGKYNYWGGIVQATSRALMIATSAYDHITRTTLSTVHVVDISDPEVDPILTHEFPSKGHVRNKFNLNLKDDILTVVSQVWRDENRQRYASVETFDISEPSEEPVEALAALEFANNESITSSRFSGDLLYVVTFLRIDPLFVISLADPANPQLLGELEVPGFSTHLEPMGDDALVSVGVEENQIAVSWFDVSDPTDPTLASRVYIGEEDGWSWSEANWDEKAFGFFPEEGWALVPFSGYDPDNGSISGIQLVELGEGELAKRGAIEHDFRARRARVMDEVVVSISGQSLKSLDISDPDNPELLATLPLAWPVDLVHRVGDYLVQLQRGPGFWYWGGNDQKPQLHVTSLDDADELLASIALPEGRIVGSILLENYLVIAQSNYGNNQIAEGEWEYRDSFRTTIIDLSNPAEPVVLGSVMDELVSNQYVFYGSSDYQAKLLEDGTLLWYPGEQNSYFFLEPGFADSGRLSSDFISPYYSPGGKLYLVNIEDKSAPEILSSVNLLTNLTNGDEPRECWSEGQIRVLDSVVYYGLQSSEFIETVEGQNRWMARHWLGQINLSNATEPQRLPLVEIPGTFENVIDNGSGGVILFSSVYRGYYDKEVWRSAFRVQASAFDGVSAYLIDELVDEDSNYGPKLFEDEFVVLGRTEYTEGKSLTELTTYEWLNSGAFFEHQAVNHEGAIYRLGVVDDILVAPGSGELSFMDFTDPADPQKTTISFPDIYFWQRIDLIDVFERELAYIPQGWYGVETLDFGGAFSNVESSLEAPQLQMHHEDEWMIIGAEQLSFTQASGSHILEELGDGEPWAYADTVVQKSYNDWMTQLLGLGEGDNVPESAGDLDGDGVSNGFEFLTGSNPEDDQDVLPIVSWVAEGEDGERYLYLQVAQNVHSVEGQEVMPQFSYNLKDWISFPEGHEITDLDFRTGKLVRYLEPIDSTETIFIRLLLSDG
- a CDS encoding glycosyl hydrolase 115 family protein yields the protein MKSFRLFQEGVWTLCLCALLLETRLEADTRILLSSEASDVVRVAAEELKVDIERVYSDESVSIGFYSELKDERFEGNTLVLGADHSFSESYSESPLKPETFVLRSGEDSNLYILGGDDRGVLYGVYEFSEQVVGIDPLEYWTGKIPTSQKLLKIPTLDHREQPPAFKLRGYFDNDNDMLANWRGRKLIVEFDIWKEMIDSLARLRYNYIDIHDLLGRPEYYLREYYTEMTDYHTDLELVDQVIDYAHSKGMLVQIPMHLGWEFMHLEMDEVCITSHFDRWMEIYSYYLRETPLGKGDLFLARPRHPIYDWAYSCPEEEAIGLYPGPLMEAVFSGLGKLIQKYRPGGVLVCDLWQEGLDMWHSNQFNIQREAQMLWADDGFAQFPEWPQRLKAYDFGIYVHAGVWKNQVVQDPYPNRLKTVALLAVSKQMTHNVLVNGQNFKPFILNLEAAARVAWDPNGFDEDEFYDEWTTRYFGKSASFSATQSLKLLHDVHHYAVGFRELMKASEKILKNLENGKVEMEELANVRTSLALAQKSLELAEEGLPFVPEHSINVYDDQVLFPVKIFVENLQFLKSLIEFNNAYVANPGRRNSKSREQIRALGLTAREQLLNLRISLEQGSRWEKWQGWYDPENFRIHTPPPALKDIDRVLETL
- a CDS encoding Gfo/Idh/MocA family oxidoreductase; its protein translation is MNRRQFLKATSAAFAFSTLPTLSSLGSDFMDVKKRVAVIGPGWYGKLDLFRLIQVAPVEVVSICDVDANMANDAADQIAGRQLSGKRPRIYSDYRKLLKEKDFDLVLIDTPDHWHALPMIEAVKSGADVYVQKPTGVDVVESQAMLAAARKYNQVVQVGTQRRSTPHLIEAKNRVIKEGLLGEISHADICCYYHMRRRTTKEQAPDIQAPKHLDWDMWTGPAPMQPFNIIIHPGGWRAYMEYSNGIVGDMCVHMLDMVRWMLDLGMPTSVNSIGGIYYDKAARATTPDTQTATFKFPELNVVWNHRSWGDAPDPEYPWAGIIYGEKGTLKLSVHKYEFIPHRSKKPTLSGTPLFEFEQYPVDRTEKRLEKHVASAVRWHMLDFLKAVESRGRPVADIEEGHISSIACILANHSMDLGRSLEWDNKAGKVVGDDEANGLLARPYRKPWKHPHPDRV
- a CDS encoding cupin domain-containing protein, yielding MSDLNPVFRPENESRRIHAFGDEMILHLSSEDTGGKFSMWTNVTPPGGGPPPYRHEEEDEWFWPLSGPAEFLKDGEWVQVPAKTAVFMPRGSVHSFRNPNDQPLEMLNQTMPGGFDKFFAECAEEFAKGGPPDMEKIVEISAKYKIFYEM
- a CDS encoding GNAT family N-acetyltransferase, with protein sequence MAIEIKPIAEFLNNKAVLERVPKELLLMAEKRLPWTGYLGFEDDELIGMCSFKDEPTKEGTVEIGYFTFPENEGRGYASAMARGLVTLAEASDGVKHVLAHTLKGENASTSILKKLNFEFKGDVIDPEDGSVWRWVKGVD
- a CDS encoding sulfatase, with protein sequence MRILLIVLSFVGLSLSAVAQPNVLLICIDDLRPELKSFGAEYIHSPHIDKLAATGRPFFKHYVQAPTCGASRYTLLTGRYGSGSNSDLFSRAEHIAKADDKVVPSMPAWFRQNGYTTVSVGKVSHHPGGRGGPDWNDPALPEMPNSWDRHISPDGPWQHPRGSMHGLSNGEIRGDASQMDVHQSTPGPDTIYPDGLIVEEGLKQMESLASADKPFFLAVGIIRPHLPFGAPAKYMEYYKDATLPEIAHPQKPEGRRTTWHKSGEYMKYNKWGKNPNEDPDFAIETRKHYAACVSYADALVGKLIDRIESLGIRDNTIIALWGDHGWHLGEHAIWGKHALFEESLHSPLIISAPGMKRAGEPTSSMVETLDVFPTLCELTGLEPPSGLHGASLKSLLDNPDAEGRPAVAYFHRGGRTIRTDTHRFIEGKDGYHELYDHRLPDAETVNLAGANSLLIQELIAQLDERLKNADIY
- a CDS encoding PHP domain-containing protein, producing the protein MTKVLSLLTLLGLSVASAHTSLDDTRKLYFPDVPGYKTLKCDFHMHTVFSDGNVWPSIRVEEALKDNLDAISITDHLEKLKHGADIPMPNRNRSHEEAVLAAKGTDLIVVQGTEITRSMPPGHANAIFITDTNKVLLDEPIDAYKAAKEQGGFIFWNHPTWIGQNYDAVVELTPMHEQLIADGLLDGIEVVNEDTYSDEALQIALDNNLTIIGTSDIHGLIDWQYNVPAGGHRPLTLVLAKERSAESIKEALNARRTVALIDDSLIGRAERVVPLVEASLIPHKAAYRNKSSVLAVTLRNATSVSYTLENTSLYDFYTHTDVVTIPAMKDTTIQVKTLERMEEVELTFRALNVVTAPDEHPEISISISV